One stretch of Bombina bombina isolate aBomBom1 chromosome 7, aBomBom1.pri, whole genome shotgun sequence DNA includes these proteins:
- the LOC128636694 gene encoding olfactory receptor 13F1-like: MYVSAILPKLLAITITGDTSITFSGCITQIFIFVFCIDTEFLLLTSMAYDRYVAICIPLHYPLIMSKTVCALFITVSWYGGILNAFALSLISSDLTFCNKQEINNFFCDVIILLKLSCSDITYIINLFTLVEGTVFGLLPFILIMISYIYIIATILKIRSSSGRLKTFSSCSSHLTVVVLFYRTSSSLNMKSKSEHSLEIDKLLSIIYTGMVPMVNPPVYSLRNKEVLKAMKSFLKQN, from the coding sequence ATGTACGTATCTGCTATTTTGCCAAAGCTGTTGGCCATCACTATCACAGGTGACACCAGCATAACGTTCTCAGGCTgcattacacagatatttatatttgttttctgcATTGATACAGAATTTTTACTACTGACCTCTATGGCTTACGACCGCTATGTGGCCATCTGTATCCCACTGCATTATCCTCTAATTATGAGCAAAACGGTGTGTGCTCTGTTTATCACTGTATCTTGGTATGGCGGCATCCTGAATGCATTTGCTTTATCCTTGATTTCATCTGATTTAACCTTCTGCAATAAACAAGAAATCAACAATTTCTTCTGTGATGTAATAATATTACTGAAGCTCTCTTGTAGTGACATCacatatattattaatttatttacactAGTTGAAGGCACAGTATTTGGTTTGTTACCATTTATACTCATAATGATTTCCTATATCTATATCATAGCCACCATCCTAAAGATCCGATCATCATCTGGAAGACTGAAGACCTTCTCCAGCTGTTCCTCCCATCTCACAGTTGTTGTACTCTTTTACAGAACTTCTAGTAGCTTGAATATGAAATCTAAGTCAGAACATTCTCTGGAAATAGATAAACTGCTCTCCATAATTTACACTGGCATGGTTCCCATGGTAAATCCACCGGTTTATAGTCTGAGAAATAAAGAGGTTTTAAAGGCTATGAAATCTTTTTTGAAACAAAATTGA